The following are encoded in a window of Thermomicrobiales bacterium genomic DNA:
- a CDS encoding homoserine O-acetyltransferase, whose protein sequence is MKQRFDGSIFFPMQAPDTGAELERGSHLQLLPPLNMSGEAENGELRWFTTGPVQLELGGILPSVTVAYRTWGTLNEHRDNAVLVLHALTGDSNAANDGGWWEPLIGPGRAIDTDRAFVICSNILGGCQGTTGPASIDPLTGRPYAMRFPLITIGDMVTVQRRLVESLGIRGLIAIGGSIGGCQALEWATRHPELVRASVPVAATAALGPQAIALNEAGRRAIMADPDWRGGEYASEGVFPADGLAIARMIAMTQFHSTESMGARFGRKPATRPSLYPSFGGTFDVEGYVHYHGAALVRRFDANSHLYLTRAMDLYDLYRDGGVEEWLDRIAAPMLLLGIRSDWLYPAAGVIELGEQVAARGKDVAYIELDSPDGHDAFLKEWEMMTDAIGPFVTASLDQLEQPESHVARHG, encoded by the coding sequence GTGAAGCAACGATTCGACGGTTCGATTTTCTTTCCAATGCAAGCGCCAGATACCGGCGCCGAACTCGAGCGCGGTTCTCATCTGCAGCTCTTGCCGCCATTGAACATGTCCGGCGAGGCTGAGAACGGCGAGCTCCGTTGGTTCACCACGGGTCCAGTGCAGCTCGAGCTCGGCGGCATCCTCCCCAGTGTCACGGTTGCCTACCGCACCTGGGGAACTCTGAACGAGCATCGGGACAACGCGGTTCTCGTCCTGCATGCCCTTACTGGCGACAGCAACGCGGCCAACGACGGCGGCTGGTGGGAACCGTTGATCGGACCCGGCCGAGCCATCGACACCGACCGTGCATTCGTCATCTGTTCGAACATCCTTGGCGGCTGTCAGGGCACCACTGGCCCAGCATCGATCGATCCGCTCACCGGCCGGCCGTATGCAATGCGCTTTCCGCTTATCACCATCGGCGACATGGTGACCGTCCAGCGGCGTCTCGTGGAGTCGCTCGGCATTCGCGGCCTGATCGCCATTGGCGGTTCGATCGGTGGATGCCAGGCGCTGGAGTGGGCGACTCGTCATCCCGAGCTCGTGCGCGCTTCCGTGCCCGTGGCAGCCACAGCCGCACTTGGCCCCCAGGCCATCGCGCTCAACGAAGCTGGCCGCCGGGCGATCATGGCCGACCCTGATTGGCGAGGCGGAGAGTACGCCAGTGAAGGGGTGTTTCCCGCTGACGGGCTCGCGATTGCGCGTATGATCGCGATGACGCAGTTCCACTCTACAGAGAGCATGGGCGCGCGCTTTGGGCGCAAACCGGCCACCCGCCCCAGCCTGTATCCGTCATTTGGCGGCACGTTCGATGTCGAGGGCTACGTCCATTATCACGGCGCCGCGTTGGTGCGCCGGTTCGATGCCAACAGCCATCTCTATCTGACCCGCGCCATGGATCTCTATGATCTCTATCGCGATGGCGGCGTCGAAGAATGGCTCGACCGTATTGCCGCGCCGATGTTGCTGCTCGGCATTCGCAGCGATTGGCTCTACCCAGCAGCAGGCGTTATCGAGTTGGGCGAGCAGGTCGCCGCGCGGGGGAAGGACGTCGCATACATCGAGCTCGATTCACCCGATGGCCACGATGCCTTTCTCAAGGAGTGGGAGATGATGACCGACGCCATCGGACCCTTCGTTACTGCTTCGCTCGACCAGCTCGAGCAACCCGAATCTCACGTTGCCCGTCATGGGTGA